A genomic window from Aerosakkonema funiforme FACHB-1375 includes:
- a CDS encoding DUF262 domain-containing protein, with protein MQASETKLQKIIEGTQQYVVPLFQRQYSWKKPEWQALWNDIVELCKADNPRPHFMGSIVTMPTTSVPEGVNKYLLIDGQQRLTTIFILLSALRDTAKQSEEKLAAEINDRFLVNSYEDRPDYYKLQPTQVDRVAFHQIIDSVSQVNESGILECYRFFEKQLRLNKERLELQKIKKVICSNLSLVSVVLSADDDPYLVFESLNAKGRPLTQADLIRNYFFMRIHTEEQESVYTQYWQPMQKLLGEDLTEFIRHYLTKSGVEIKQNEIYFEIKDRISNNDALSYLKDLCVFSQYYAILLNPEREPNEIVRKHLHRLNRLDIATVYPFLLNCYDDWMKNKITKEEFVFVLQVIENFILRRFVCNIQTRGLNRIFALLYSQVSKSTNLVSDNFVDRLKLTLQNRDYPKDAEFRDRLLDVKLYGSNRAEKGKLILESIEESFKHKEQVSFEGLSIEHIMPQTLSDWWKEHLGEDWAITHELLQHTLGNLTLTAYNSELYNASFEIKISHFQNSHLELNKYFQSQTSWRKEDIEKRAGYLADIALQIWNYFGDESVQPSYTNSSITGTTPKRLYFFGQEYHVRSWRDVLEVTLNKIADLEPDYFKEIMQQFPRFIGSNEKDFRSTRKLDNGAFIEVNLSAQDIHTFCRKAIETAEISAEEWRVEVSR; from the coding sequence ATGCAAGCCTCAGAAACAAAGCTACAAAAAATAATTGAAGGAACACAGCAATATGTAGTACCTCTATTCCAAAGACAATATAGCTGGAAAAAACCAGAGTGGCAAGCATTGTGGAACGATATTGTAGAACTCTGTAAGGCAGATAATCCTCGTCCTCACTTTATGGGTTCTATTGTCACCATGCCTACCACATCTGTTCCTGAAGGTGTCAACAAGTATTTATTGATTGATGGACAACAGCGATTGACTACTATTTTTATATTGCTTTCTGCTTTGAGAGATACGGCAAAACAGTCAGAGGAAAAATTAGCAGCAGAAATCAATGATAGGTTTCTCGTCAATTCTTATGAAGATAGACCGGATTATTATAAATTACAGCCTACACAAGTAGATCGTGTAGCATTCCACCAGATAATAGATTCAGTATCTCAAGTTAATGAAAGTGGGATTTTAGAATGCTATAGATTTTTTGAAAAACAGCTTCGGCTAAACAAAGAAAGATTAGAACTTCAAAAAATCAAGAAAGTTATTTGTAGCAATCTTTCTCTTGTAAGTGTCGTTCTCAGTGCGGATGACGATCCTTATTTAGTTTTTGAAAGTCTGAATGCCAAGGGAAGACCTCTTACTCAAGCGGATTTGATTCGCAATTATTTTTTCATGCGAATCCATACAGAAGAACAAGAGTCTGTATATACTCAATATTGGCAACCTATGCAAAAATTGCTAGGTGAAGACTTGACAGAGTTTATTCGTCACTATCTGACTAAAAGTGGTGTGGAAATTAAGCAGAATGAAATTTATTTTGAAATCAAAGATAGAATTAGTAATAACGATGCGCTTTCCTATTTAAAGGATTTGTGTGTATTCTCCCAATATTATGCAATACTTTTGAATCCAGAGCGAGAGCCTAATGAAATTGTGCGGAAACATCTTCACCGCTTAAATCGCTTAGATATTGCAACTGTCTATCCATTCCTTTTAAATTGCTATGATGATTGGATGAAGAATAAAATTACTAAGGAAGAATTTGTTTTTGTTCTTCAAGTTATTGAAAATTTTATCCTTCGTCGCTTTGTTTGCAATATTCAAACCAGAGGGCTAAACAGGATTTTTGCTTTACTATACTCACAAGTGAGTAAAAGTACCAATCTTGTATCTGATAATTTTGTCGATAGATTAAAATTGACTCTTCAAAACCGAGATTATCCAAAAGATGCAGAGTTTAGAGATAGATTGCTTGATGTAAAATTGTACGGGAGCAATCGCGCTGAAAAGGGCAAGCTTATTCTCGAATCTATAGAAGAATCTTTTAAACATAAGGAACAAGTTTCTTTCGAGGGGCTTTCCATTGAACACATCATGCCACAAACTTTAAGTGATTGGTGGAAGGAACACTTAGGAGAAGATTGGGCTATAACACATGAACTTCTCCAACATACTTTGGGAAATTTAACGCTCACAGCTTACAATTCAGAACTTTATAACGCTAGTTTTGAAATTAAGATATCTCACTTTCAAAATAGCCATTTAGAGTTAAATAAGTATTTTCAATCTCAAACATCTTGGCGTAAAGAAGATATTGAAAAACGAGCGGGGTATCTTGCTGATATTGCCCTACAAATTTGGAACTATTTTGGCGATGAATCGGTACAACCTTCCTACACAAATAGTTCAATAACTGGGACTACTCCAAAACGACTTTATTTTTTTGGGCAGGAATATCATGTGAGAAGTTGGCGAGATGTTCTGGAAGTTACTTTGAATAAAATCGCTGATTTAGAACCAGATTACTTCAAAGAAATTATGCAACAATTTCCTCGTTTTATAGGGTCGAACGAAAAAGACTTTCGTAGTACGCGAAAACTGGATAATGGGGCTTTCATTGAAGTCAACTTATCAGCACAAGATATTCATACATTCTGTAGGAAAGCCATAGAAACAGCAGAGATATCAGCTGAAGAATGGCGTGTTGAAGTTTCAAGGTAA
- the ctpC gene encoding carboxyl-terminal processing protease CtpC, with the protein MVIAKRGLVLGATAAVLTTVAVTGAGIHLSSQAFFRDSPKELVDEVWQIVDRNYVDGTFNQVDWQKVRNEYLSRNYTSKEEAYKAIREMLKKLDDPYTRFMDPEEFKSMQIDTSGELTGVGIQLSQDEDSKKLVVIAPIEGTPAAKAGVLAKDIILKIDGKSTDGMDVNDAVSLIRGPVGTEVTLTVMRNNQQKIFKLKRDRIEIHPVRYSRTQDIPGGVGYIRLNQFSANAAGEMRAAIQALEKQGVSGYVLDLRSNPGGLLYASIDIARMWLKDGGIVSTVDRQGVSDRQKANNRQLTNKPLVVLVDGGSASASEILSGALQDNQRAVLVGTKTFGKGLVQSVRGLGDGSGLAVTIAKYFTPSGRDINHAGIVPDVTIELNDAQRQELSRNREEIGTKADPQYAKGLEALQQQIAKHGRSASATR; encoded by the coding sequence ATGGTTATAGCAAAACGTGGACTCGTTTTAGGTGCAACAGCCGCAGTATTGACGACTGTGGCAGTAACCGGCGCTGGTATTCACCTTTCAAGTCAAGCTTTCTTTCGCGATAGTCCAAAAGAATTGGTTGATGAGGTCTGGCAGATAGTCGATCGCAACTACGTAGACGGTACCTTCAACCAAGTTGATTGGCAGAAAGTTCGCAACGAATATCTGAGCCGGAACTACACCAGCAAGGAGGAAGCTTACAAGGCAATCCGGGAAATGTTGAAAAAACTGGATGACCCTTACACCCGGTTTATGGACCCCGAAGAATTCAAGAGTATGCAAATTGATACCTCTGGGGAACTGACTGGTGTTGGTATTCAACTTTCCCAAGATGAAGACAGCAAAAAACTGGTTGTAATCGCGCCGATTGAAGGTACGCCAGCGGCTAAAGCTGGGGTGCTTGCCAAAGATATCATCCTCAAGATAGATGGCAAGAGTACCGATGGTATGGATGTCAACGATGCAGTCAGCTTGATCCGAGGCCCAGTGGGTACAGAAGTGACGCTGACTGTGATGCGAAACAATCAGCAAAAGATATTTAAGCTGAAACGCGATCGCATCGAAATCCATCCCGTCCGCTACAGTCGCACTCAAGATATCCCCGGCGGCGTTGGCTACATCCGCCTGAATCAGTTCAGCGCCAATGCAGCAGGAGAAATGCGTGCGGCAATTCAAGCACTAGAAAAGCAAGGAGTTTCTGGCTACGTTTTGGATCTGCGTTCTAACCCAGGCGGACTCCTCTACGCCAGCATCGATATTGCCAGAATGTGGTTGAAAGATGGTGGCATTGTCTCCACAGTAGACCGTCAGGGAGTAAGCGATCGCCAAAAAGCAAACAACCGCCAACTTACCAATAAACCCTTAGTTGTGCTGGTGGATGGCGGATCGGCAAGTGCCAGCGAAATTCTCTCTGGGGCGCTGCAAGATAACCAACGCGCCGTCCTCGTCGGCACAAAAACCTTCGGCAAAGGCTTAGTGCAGTCAGTACGCGGACTGGGTGACGGTTCCGGACTGGCAGTGACGATCGCTAAATACTTCACCCCCAGCGGTCGGGATATCAATCACGCCGGTATCGTACCAGATGTGACGATCGAACTCAACGATGCCCAACGGCAAGAATTGAGCCGCAACCGCGAGGAAATCGGCACCAAGGCAGACCCCCAATACGCCAAAGGTTTGGAAGCGTTGCAACAGCAAATTGCCAAACACGGCAGGTCAGCTTCTGCGACCCGATGA
- a CDS encoding secondary thiamine-phosphate synthase enzyme YjbQ, which produces MQIISEIIYVETEKGIGIYNITPQIEKLLHASCIQSGQVLVFSRHTTTALAINENEERLLEDVKVHLRKLAPESDKYLHNDLHLRKNIPDDEPINAHSHLMAMMLSTSEVIPVVDGQLALGTWQSVLFFDLDGPRKRTLFIQISGF; this is translated from the coding sequence ATGCAGATTATAAGCGAAATAATTTACGTAGAAACAGAAAAGGGAATCGGCATTTATAACATCACTCCTCAAATCGAGAAACTACTTCATGCCAGTTGCATTCAAAGCGGTCAAGTTTTGGTATTTTCTCGTCACACCACCACGGCATTAGCTATCAACGAAAACGAAGAAAGATTGTTAGAAGATGTCAAAGTACACCTGAGAAAATTAGCACCAGAATCAGACAAATATCTACACAACGACCTTCACCTCAGAAAAAATATCCCCGATGATGAACCTATAAACGCTCATTCTCACCTCATGGCAATGATGTTGAGTACCAGTGAAGTAATTCCTGTTGTAGATGGACAATTAGCATTAGGAACATGGCAATCTGTATTATTTTTTGACTTGGATGGGCCACGAAAAAGAACATTGTTTATCCAAATCAGCGGTTTCTAA
- a CDS encoding macro domain-containing protein — MLTNRISIIKGDITKLKVDAIVNTTDPYFSGSSVVDAAIHRAAGDRLREECDRLNRSSKSEAKITSGYNLPARWIIHTVAPLWQKGNNNDERMLAVAECYRNCLALAEEYSVRTIAFPAISRGMLGFPRREASRIAVREVKGFLERNSSVEKVVFVCLEQKYYNHYWNAVKEIIE; from the coding sequence ATGTTAACAAATCGAATATCAATTATTAAAGGTGATATTACTAAACTAAAGGTGGATGCGATCGTCAACACAACCGATCCATACTTTTCGGGTAGTAGTGTTGTAGATGCTGCGATTCACCGTGCAGCTGGCGATCGGCTTCGAGAAGAATGCGATCGACTCAATCGCTCTTCTAAGAGTGAAGCTAAAATTACCAGTGGCTATAACCTCCCAGCACGGTGGATTATTCATACAGTCGCTCCGCTCTGGCAGAAGGGTAATAATAATGATGAACGGATGTTGGCTGTGGCTGAATGCTATCGCAACTGCTTGGCGTTGGCTGAAGAATACTCGGTAAGGACGATCGCTTTTCCAGCTATTAGCAGAGGTATGTTGGGTTTTCCAAGGAGAGAAGCGTCTAGAATCGCTGTCCGTGAAGTTAAAGGTTTTCTTGAGAGGAATAGTTCAGTTGAGAAGGTAGTTTTTGTTTGTTTGGAGCAAAAGTATTATAACCACTACTGGAATGCTGTCAAGGAAATTATTGAATAA
- the ispG gene encoding (E)-4-hydroxy-3-methylbut-2-enyl-diphosphate synthase, with protein MQTLPNPTATSQPTFDTTIKRRKTRPVKVGNVTIGGGYPVVVQSMINEDTLDVEGSVAAIRRLHEIGCEIVRVTVPSLAHAKALAEIKQKLLKTYQDVPLVADVHHNGMKIALEVAQHVDKVRINPGLYVFEKPKSDRTEYTKAEFDEIGEKIRETLEPLVVSLRDQGKAMRIGVNHGSLAERMVFTYGDTPEGMVESALEFIRICESLDFRNLVVSLKASRVPVMLAAYRLLAHRMDELGMDYPLHLGVTEAGDGEYGRIKSTAGIATLLADGIGDTIRVSLTEAPEKEIPVCYSILQALGLRKTMVEYVACPSCGRTLFNLEEVLHKVREATKHLTGLDIAVMGCIVNGPGEMADADYGYVGKQPGYISLYRGREEIKKVPESQGVEELINLIKADGRWVDP; from the coding sequence ATGCAAACTCTGCCCAATCCAACCGCCACCAGTCAACCCACTTTCGATACCACCATCAAGCGGCGCAAAACCCGTCCCGTTAAGGTGGGAAATGTGACGATCGGCGGTGGCTATCCAGTTGTCGTACAATCGATGATCAACGAAGATACCCTCGACGTGGAAGGGTCTGTTGCTGCGATTCGTCGCTTGCACGAGATTGGTTGCGAAATTGTCCGCGTTACAGTTCCCAGTCTCGCACACGCCAAAGCATTAGCGGAAATCAAACAAAAACTTCTCAAAACTTACCAAGATGTGCCGCTAGTCGCCGACGTGCATCACAATGGTATGAAAATTGCCTTGGAAGTTGCCCAGCACGTTGACAAAGTGCGGATCAATCCGGGATTGTACGTATTTGAAAAGCCAAAATCCGATCGCACCGAATACACCAAAGCCGAATTTGACGAAATTGGCGAAAAGATTCGCGAAACTCTAGAACCGCTGGTAGTTTCCCTGCGCGACCAAGGTAAAGCTATGCGTATCGGCGTCAATCACGGTTCCCTCGCCGAAAGAATGGTGTTTACCTATGGCGATACTCCCGAAGGTATGGTAGAGTCTGCTTTAGAATTCATTCGCATTTGCGAATCTCTCGACTTCCGCAACTTGGTTGTTTCCCTGAAAGCTTCGCGAGTGCCGGTGATGTTAGCAGCTTATCGCTTATTGGCACACCGCATGGATGAACTGGGTATGGACTACCCCCTGCATTTGGGCGTCACGGAAGCGGGAGATGGGGAATACGGTCGCATCAAGTCTACTGCCGGGATTGCTACACTTTTAGCTGATGGCATTGGGGATACTATCCGGGTTTCTCTTACCGAAGCTCCGGAAAAAGAGATTCCCGTCTGCTATAGTATTCTGCAAGCTCTGGGATTGCGGAAAACAATGGTGGAGTATGTCGCCTGTCCTTCCTGCGGTCGCACCTTGTTTAACCTAGAAGAAGTCCTGCACAAAGTACGGGAAGCCACCAAACATCTCACGGGGTTAGACATAGCAGTAATGGGCTGCATTGTCAACGGCCCTGGAGAAATGGCAGATGCCGACTACGGTTATGTTGGCAAACAGCCCGGTTATATTTCCCTGTATCGCGGCAGAGAAGAAATAAAAAAAGTCCCAGAGTCTCAAGGTGTTGAGGAGTTAATCAACTTAATCAAAGCAGACGGTCGGTGGGTAGATCCTTAA
- a CDS encoding GUN4 domain-containing protein: MQGKTLGGRYQIISHLGGGGFGTTFLAVDRHLPGNPQCVVKQLKPKTADNPSALQAARRLFNREAEVLYQLGNHDRIPRLFAHFEEEQEFYLVQEFIAGYELKRELSAGQQLNEAQVIVLLRDILEILVFVHQQNVIHRDIKPSNLIRRRLDGKLVLIDFGAVKQFGSQVITSEGETSLTIAVGSPGYMPNEQMAGKPRFSSDIFAVGIIGIQAATGLNARQLPEDPRTCEIVWRNFVQVSSEFADVLDKMVRYDFRQRYQSADEALSALNSVPTTALTANIAIPLTDVSSDINSLPTETIAPDDLSSECGIDYSRLRNLLATREWQEADRETTAIVLRICDRSSEKWLRQEDIKKLPCADLLTIDRLWVKYSQGRFGFSVQTSIWKDVGGTWNAEYEIYCCFSKYVGWGNGINTWVASTKDLTFNSTAPSGHLPGGMLDWLWFKYREVAPDGAAFEKWWNILSALASKLQKCQPRSRN, from the coding sequence ATGCAGGGAAAAACACTGGGAGGGCGCTACCAAATTATCAGCCACTTGGGAGGAGGGGGTTTCGGTACAACCTTCTTGGCTGTGGATAGGCATTTACCGGGCAATCCTCAGTGTGTTGTCAAGCAACTGAAGCCGAAAACTGCCGATAATCCATCAGCTTTGCAAGCGGCAAGGCGGTTGTTTAATCGGGAAGCAGAAGTTTTATATCAGTTGGGAAATCACGATCGCATTCCGCGACTTTTCGCCCACTTTGAAGAAGAACAAGAGTTTTATTTAGTTCAAGAATTCATTGCCGGATACGAACTTAAGCGGGAATTGTCAGCGGGTCAGCAATTAAATGAAGCTCAAGTTATTGTTCTATTGCGGGATATTCTGGAAATTTTAGTATTTGTTCATCAGCAAAATGTTATTCATCGCGATATCAAACCTTCCAATTTAATTCGACGCCGACTAGATGGAAAACTGGTTTTGATTGACTTTGGCGCAGTCAAACAATTTGGCTCTCAGGTGATTACTTCCGAAGGTGAAACTAGCTTAACTATTGCTGTTGGTTCACCAGGATATATGCCAAACGAACAAATGGCAGGTAAGCCGCGCTTTAGCAGCGATATTTTTGCTGTGGGAATCATCGGTATCCAAGCTGCCACAGGGTTAAATGCCAGACAATTACCGGAAGATCCGCGAACTTGTGAAATTGTTTGGCGCAATTTTGTACAGGTAAGTTCTGAGTTTGCTGATGTTTTAGATAAGATGGTGCGCTATGACTTTCGTCAGCGTTACCAATCGGCAGATGAAGCGCTGTCAGCACTCAATTCTGTACCGACAACAGCTTTGACTGCGAATATAGCAATTCCTTTAACAGATGTTAGTTCCGACATTAACTCATTACCGACGGAAACGATCGCTCCTGACGATCTTAGTTCTGAGTGTGGAATAGATTACTCTCGGTTACGAAATTTACTGGCAACAAGGGAATGGCAAGAAGCCGATCGGGAAACTACCGCAATCGTGCTTAGGATATGCGATCGCTCTTCAGAAAAATGGTTGAGACAAGAAGATATTAAGAAACTTCCATGTGCAGATTTACTTACGATCGATCGACTGTGGGTTAAATATAGCCAAGGACGCTTTGGCTTCAGCGTACAAACAAGCATTTGGAAAGACGTTGGCGGTACTTGGAATGCAGAGTACGAAATCTATTGCTGTTTTAGTAAGTATGTAGGTTGGGGAAATGGAATTAATACCTGGGTTGCTTCTACGAAAGATCTTACTTTTAACTCAACAGCACCATCTGGTCACTTGCCTGGAGGAATGTTGGACTGGTTGTGGTTTAAGTATAGAGAAGTCGCCCCAGATGGTGCTGCTTTTGAAAAGTGGTGGAATATTCTTTCTGCGCTTGCGTCAAAACTACAAAAATGCCAGCCTCGATCGCGAAACTAA
- a CDS encoding elongation factor G has translation MNEKVVSSFRNVAIVGPYLSGKTTFLESILFVTGAITRKGSIKDKNTVGDSAPEARDRQMSVEIATACTEYDGVRFTFLDCPGSVEFSQETYNALIGVDAAVVVCEPVIDRVLTLAPLFKFLDDWEIPHLVFINKMDRANNNFMDVLHALKNVSSRPLVPHQYPIGQGENLVGFIDLVTEQAYHYHPGAPADPVPFPAELKEQEHAARTEMLEELANFDDHLLEELLEEIEPPQEEIIQDLKMELGADLIVPVFLGIAEKDFGVRPLLQALLREAPTPETTLGRRGITLSGDAPLAQVLKTYFTPQGGKLSLVRVWQGTLTDGAVLNGVRAGGLYRLAGQQQNGIQEAKAGEIVAVGRLEGIKTGDTLSTNSGQPASELPKAEQLTPVYALAVTAEKRNDEVKISSAFGKLIEEDPSLSWEQHGDTREVILWGQGEIHLQVALDRLRRKYNLPMSTHLPQVPYKETIRKAVSSVHGRYKHQSGGHGQFGDVYLDIKPLSRGEGFNFNEKIVGGVVPRQYIPGVEIGVRESLAHGPLGFPVVDVAVTLINGSYHTVDSSEQAFKQAARLAMQEGMPKCEPTLLEPITAVEVCTPQEFTSKVMQLLTGHRGQILGYEGRSDWKGWDKVSAYLPQAEMQNFIVELRSLTMGVGFFNWKFDHLQEVPDKLAEKVVATSGNGKTNGNGHR, from the coding sequence ATGAACGAAAAAGTCGTTTCCAGTTTTCGTAATGTGGCGATCGTTGGCCCCTATCTGAGCGGCAAAACAACATTTCTAGAAAGTATCTTGTTCGTCACAGGTGCGATTACTCGCAAAGGCAGCATCAAGGATAAAAATACAGTAGGAGATAGCGCCCCAGAAGCACGCGATCGCCAAATGAGCGTCGAGATCGCAACCGCCTGCACCGAATACGACGGCGTGCGGTTCACGTTCCTCGACTGTCCCGGATCGGTGGAATTCTCCCAGGAAACTTATAATGCTTTAATTGGTGTAGATGCAGCGGTAGTGGTTTGCGAACCAGTAATCGATCGCGTCCTCACCCTCGCCCCCCTATTCAAATTCTTAGACGACTGGGAAATTCCCCACCTAGTCTTCATCAACAAAATGGATCGGGCGAACAACAACTTCATGGACGTACTGCACGCCCTCAAAAACGTCTCCAGTCGTCCGTTAGTACCGCACCAATATCCGATCGGTCAAGGAGAAAACCTCGTTGGCTTTATCGATCTAGTTACCGAACAAGCTTACCACTATCACCCAGGTGCGCCAGCAGACCCCGTTCCCTTCCCCGCCGAACTCAAAGAACAAGAACACGCAGCGCGGACGGAAATGTTAGAAGAGTTGGCTAACTTTGACGACCACCTTTTGGAAGAACTGCTAGAAGAAATCGAACCGCCCCAAGAAGAAATTATCCAAGACCTGAAAATGGAATTGGGCGCAGATCTAATCGTGCCAGTATTCCTGGGTATTGCCGAAAAAGATTTTGGCGTTCGACCCCTACTGCAAGCCTTGCTGCGGGAAGCACCCACCCCAGAAACCACATTGGGACGGCGGGGAATTACCCTCAGTGGCGACGCACCTCTAGCGCAAGTGCTGAAAACCTACTTCACTCCCCAAGGTGGCAAACTTTCCCTCGTGCGAGTTTGGCAAGGTACTCTCACAGATGGCGCAGTTCTCAACGGCGTGCGTGCTGGCGGACTCTACCGTCTCGCAGGTCAACAACAAAACGGCATCCAAGAAGCCAAAGCCGGCGAAATTGTGGCTGTGGGACGTTTGGAGGGCATAAAAACGGGGGATACCCTATCGACTAATAGCGGACAACCGGCGTCAGAATTACCCAAAGCGGAACAACTGACGCCGGTTTACGCTTTGGCGGTAACAGCCGAAAAGCGCAACGATGAAGTGAAAATCAGCAGCGCCTTTGGCAAACTGATCGAAGAAGACCCATCCTTGAGTTGGGAACAACACGGCGATACTCGCGAAGTTATTCTCTGGGGTCAGGGAGAAATTCACTTGCAAGTAGCCTTAGACCGGTTGCGCCGCAAGTACAATCTGCCGATGAGTACGCACCTGCCGCAAGTTCCTTATAAAGAAACTATCCGCAAAGCTGTTTCGTCCGTTCACGGGCGCTACAAGCACCAAAGCGGCGGACACGGACAATTCGGCGATGTTTATCTGGACATCAAACCCCTGTCTCGCGGGGAAGGCTTCAACTTTAATGAGAAGATTGTGGGCGGAGTGGTTCCGCGCCAGTACATTCCTGGTGTGGAAATTGGTGTGCGGGAGTCTCTGGCACATGGGCCGTTGGGTTTCCCGGTGGTCGATGTGGCGGTGACGCTGATCAATGGTTCTTACCACACTGTCGATAGTTCGGAACAAGCATTCAAGCAAGCAGCGCGTTTGGCAATGCAGGAAGGAATGCCCAAGTGCGAACCGACGTTGTTGGAACCGATTACTGCTGTTGAGGTTTGTACGCCTCAAGAATTTACTTCTAAGGTAATGCAATTGCTGACTGGACATCGCGGCCAAATTTTGGGCTACGAAGGTCGGTCGGATTGGAAAGGTTGGGATAAGGTTTCTGCTTATTTGCCGCAAGCGGAAATGCAGAACTTTATTGTGGAGTTGCGATCGCTTACTATGGGTGTTGGCTTCTTTAACTGGAAGTTCGACCACCTGCAAGAAGTACCGGACAAGCTAGCAGAAAAGGTGGTGGCAACTAGCGGTAACGGCAAGACTAACGGCAACGGTCACCGCTAA
- a CDS encoding DDE transposase family protein, whose protein sequence is MENTQTWYIVKRNEGHCDILPSDRVEGKEDANIVEKWGPIASRDEAIARRVGLIRAGKCQPV, encoded by the coding sequence ATGGAAAATACACAAACTTGGTATATTGTCAAGCGCAATGAAGGTCACTGCGATATTCTGCCTAGCGATCGCGTGGAAGGTAAGGAAGATGCAAATATAGTAGAAAAATGGGGGCCAATTGCTTCGAGAGATGAGGCGATCGCACGTCGCGTCGGATTGATTCGCGCCGGCAAATGTCAACCAGTTTAA